A window of Pirellulales bacterium contains these coding sequences:
- a CDS encoding AMP-binding protein, protein MIFAEVLHATRLREPDKLALVFGSRRYTYAELDDVTDLLAAALAAAGVARDDRVALFLPNRPELVFCYLACFKLGAIAVPLNHRYRTGEAEYALEHSGSTTLIVHEDKLDDALGLPFERLPLVRRYLVRDAAAKIVDTAARQASHCRGNELPTLAVVEAEFAPFESLLSGKTAPLPEVLFDERQLATIMYTSGTTANPKGVVHSQETLWHCVQIQATSMEYTSEDVILVSTSAAHCAASYGLIFPNIFVGGTSVMLHAPTPEQVVQAIVEHGVTRCQMLPASLQDLVEYLEHRPTPLPSLRSFFAGGDIVPLDTHRRFRAATGLDVAELCGMTEAITYAVNPPFGEKRIGSVGKPVERTQVRIADEHGRALPVGAEGEIQIRGPANMLGYWNDTLHTTATLHDGWLASGDLGRFDADGYLWFMGRKKEIIIRGGSNISPLEVEQVIDQHPAVHLCGVVGAPDARLGQIVIAYVSLLEDAEQKPTPEELKAFAAERIAEYKVPERFFLLDALPLNSTNKVDRKKLHERVAGDLGI, encoded by the coding sequence ATGATTTTTGCCGAGGTACTTCACGCGACGCGTCTGCGCGAGCCGGACAAGCTGGCGCTGGTGTTTGGATCGCGGCGCTATACCTATGCCGAACTGGACGACGTGACCGATCTTCTGGCGGCGGCGTTGGCCGCGGCCGGGGTAGCGCGCGACGATCGCGTGGCGCTGTTTCTGCCGAACCGTCCGGAGCTGGTGTTTTGCTACCTGGCGTGCTTCAAGCTGGGGGCGATCGCCGTGCCGCTCAATCACCGCTATCGGACCGGCGAAGCGGAATACGCGCTGGAACATTCCGGCTCGACGACGCTCATCGTGCATGAAGATAAGCTCGACGATGCGCTAGGTCTCCCCTTCGAACGGTTGCCACTGGTGCGGCGTTATCTCGTACGCGATGCCGCGGCCAAGATCGTCGACACCGCCGCGCGGCAGGCGTCACATTGCCGGGGAAACGAGTTGCCCACGTTAGCGGTGGTGGAAGCAGAGTTCGCGCCGTTCGAATCGCTGCTGTCGGGCAAAACGGCGCCATTGCCAGAGGTGCTGTTCGACGAACGGCAGTTGGCCACGATCATGTATACCTCGGGCACGACGGCCAATCCAAAAGGCGTGGTTCACTCGCAGGAGACGCTCTGGCACTGCGTGCAGATCCAGGCCACGTCGATGGAGTACACATCCGAAGACGTGATCCTCGTCAGCACGTCGGCCGCGCACTGTGCCGCCTCGTATGGTCTGATCTTTCCCAATATCTTCGTCGGCGGAACGTCGGTGATGCTGCACGCACCGACACCGGAACAAGTAGTACAGGCGATCGTCGAACATGGGGTAACGCGCTGCCAGATGTTGCCCGCCAGCTTGCAGGATTTGGTCGAGTATCTCGAACATCGGCCGACGCCGCTGCCTTCGCTGCGCAGCTTCTTCGCCGGGGGCGACATCGTGCCGCTCGACACGCACCGGCGTTTTCGCGCGGCGACGGGACTCGACGTGGCCGAACTGTGCGGCATGACCGAGGCGATCACGTATGCGGTGAATCCACCCTTCGGCGAGAAGCGAATCGGATCGGTGGGTAAGCCGGTCGAGCGAACGCAGGTGCGCATCGCCGACGAGCATGGTCGTGCGCTGCCGGTGGGGGCTGAAGGAGAGATTCAGATTCGCGGTCCGGCGAACATGCTGGGCTACTGGAACGACACGCTGCACACGACGGCGACGCTACACGACGGTTGGCTGGCGAGCGGCGACCTGGGACGCTTCGACGCCGACGGGTACCTGTGGTTCATGGGGCGCAAGAAGGAGATCATCATCCGCGGAGGATCGAACATCTCGCCCCTGGAGGTGGAGCAGGTAATCGACCAGCACCCGGCGGTCCACCTCTGCGGCGTGGTCGGGGCGCCCGACGCGCGGCTGGGGCAGATCGTGATCGCCTACGTCTCACTGCTGGAGGACGCGGAACAGAAGCCGACGCCCGAAGAGTTGAAAGCGTTCGCGGCCGAACGGATCGCGGAATACAAAGTGCCCGAGCGGTTCTTCCTGCTCGACGCGCTGCCGCTGAACTCGACGAACAAGGTGGACCGGAAGAAGCTGCACGAGCGCGTGGCGGGGGATTTGGGCATTTAG
- a CDS encoding aldehyde dehydrogenase family protein produces the protein MATTMETVSQPQIRQTDCFIGGRWVPSVSGKTFETINPATEEVIAQVAEGDAADIDLAVEAARNAFEHGPWSKMDARDRGRLMHKLADALEENLDELAALESLDNGKPISDARAADLPLTIDCLRYYAGYADKIHGQTIPVRGKYFTYTRREPVGVVGQIIPWNFPLLMTAWKWGPALAAGCTIVMKPAEQTPLTCLRMARLAQKAGIPDGVINVVPGYGPTAGAAIVRHPGVDKVAFTGEHKTAQIIMRDASQTLKRLTFELGGKSPNIVFADADLEAAATGSHFGLYFNQGQCCCAGSRLFVEDKIYDQFVDKLVTMNKHRKLGNPLDPDTQQGPQVDQAQFDKIMHYIDLGKKEGAECLTGGQRWGDRGYYIEPTLFAGVNDEMSIAKDEIFGPVLSILRFKSVDEIVDRANNTFYGLAAAVWTRDIGKAHRLAGAIRAGTVWVNCYDVFDAAAPFGGFKMSGLGRELGEKGLEAYTETKTVTVSLD, from the coding sequence ATGGCCACGACCATGGAAACCGTTTCGCAGCCCCAGATCCGCCAGACCGATTGCTTCATCGGCGGCCGTTGGGTGCCGAGCGTCAGCGGCAAGACGTTCGAAACTATCAATCCCGCCACCGAAGAGGTCATCGCCCAGGTGGCTGAAGGGGACGCGGCCGACATCGACCTGGCCGTCGAGGCGGCACGCAATGCCTTCGAGCATGGTCCCTGGTCGAAGATGGATGCCCGCGACCGCGGCCGCCTGATGCACAAGCTGGCCGACGCGCTGGAAGAGAATCTCGACGAACTGGCCGCGCTCGAGTCGCTCGACAATGGCAAACCGATCAGCGACGCCCGCGCCGCCGACCTTCCGCTGACGATCGACTGCCTGCGCTATTACGCCGGCTATGCCGACAAGATTCACGGCCAGACGATCCCCGTCCGCGGCAAGTATTTCACCTACACGCGCCGCGAGCCGGTGGGCGTTGTCGGACAGATCATTCCCTGGAACTTTCCCCTGCTGATGACGGCCTGGAAGTGGGGACCCGCGCTGGCCGCCGGCTGCACCATCGTGATGAAGCCCGCTGAGCAGACACCGCTCACCTGCCTGCGGATGGCGCGGCTCGCCCAGAAAGCCGGTATTCCCGATGGCGTGATCAACGTCGTGCCCGGCTACGGTCCCACGGCTGGCGCGGCGATCGTCCGCCACCCCGGCGTCGACAAGGTGGCCTTCACCGGCGAGCACAAGACGGCGCAGATCATCATGCGCGACGCCTCGCAGACGTTGAAGCGTCTCACCTTCGAGTTGGGAGGCAAGAGTCCCAACATCGTCTTCGCCGATGCCGATCTCGAAGCGGCCGCCACCGGCTCGCACTTCGGCCTCTACTTCAACCAGGGGCAGTGCTGCTGCGCGGGCAGCCGCCTGTTTGTCGAAGACAAGATCTACGACCAGTTCGTCGACAAACTGGTGACGATGAACAAGCACCGCAAGCTCGGCAACCCGCTCGATCCCGACACGCAACAGGGCCCGCAAGTTGACCAGGCCCAGTTCGATAAGATCATGCACTACATCGATCTCGGCAAGAAAGAAGGGGCCGAGTGTCTGACGGGGGGCCAGCGCTGGGGCGACCGCGGCTACTACATCGAGCCGACCCTCTTCGCCGGCGTCAACGACGAAATGTCGATCGCCAAGGATGAGATTTTCGGTCCGGTCCTCTCGATCCTCCGCTTCAAGAGCGTGGACGAGATCGTCGACCGCGCGAACAATACGTTCTACGGACTTGCCGCGGCCGTTTGGACTCGCGACATCGGCAAGGCGCATCGCTTGGCGGGCGCCATTCGCGCCGGCACCGTGTGGGTCAACTGCTACGACGTCTTCGACGCCGCGGCACCCTTCGGCGGCTTCAAGATGTCGGGCCTCGGCCGCGAACTGGGCGAAAAAGGCCTGGAAGCCTACACCGAAACCAAAACTGTCACCGTCAGCCTCGACTAA
- a CDS encoding class I SAM-dependent methyltransferase produces MQPDTSLKSQVQSHWETETCGTRYGQAEDRRAYFEQLSRTRYDLQPYLAPFADFASAAGKRILEIGVGAGADFQNWCEVAEHATGIDLTEQAIRLTTERLKLNHIPAERFTLQTDDAENLSFADHSFDIVYSWGVLHHTPDTRRAFREVFRVLKPGGELRAMIYHTPSWIGLMLYLNYGLGRGRPFRSLRQVEFDHLESPGTKAYTVPEGRNLVEQAGFQDCRVWSQLSMGDYLQIQPSDRHRGLKFTIASKLYPRWLVRLLGHRFGHLLLIRAKKPTSI; encoded by the coding sequence GTGCAACCAGACACTTCACTGAAATCGCAGGTCCAGTCGCATTGGGAGACCGAGACCTGCGGCACGCGCTACGGGCAGGCCGAGGATCGCCGCGCTTATTTCGAGCAGCTCTCGCGTACCCGCTACGACTTGCAGCCCTACCTGGCACCGTTCGCCGACTTCGCCAGCGCGGCAGGAAAACGGATCCTCGAGATCGGCGTGGGAGCGGGGGCCGATTTCCAGAACTGGTGCGAGGTGGCCGAGCACGCAACGGGAATCGATCTTACCGAGCAGGCGATCCGCCTAACCACGGAACGACTCAAGTTAAATCATATTCCCGCCGAACGCTTTACGCTGCAGACCGACGACGCCGAGAATCTCTCGTTCGCCGACCATAGCTTCGACATCGTTTACTCTTGGGGTGTGTTGCATCACACGCCCGATACGCGGCGCGCGTTTCGCGAGGTGTTTCGCGTGCTGAAGCCGGGGGGAGAACTGCGGGCGATGATTTACCATACGCCCTCCTGGATCGGCCTGATGCTCTATCTGAACTATGGGCTCGGCCGGGGGCGTCCCTTCCGCTCGCTGCGCCAGGTCGAGTTCGATCATCTGGAAAGCCCCGGCACGAAGGCCTACACCGTGCCCGAGGGACGCAATCTCGTCGAGCAAGCGGGCTTCCAAGATTGCCGCGTATGGTCGCAGCTTTCGATGGGGGACTATCTGCAGATCCAACCCAGCGACCGCCATCGTGGGCTCAAATTCACCATCGCCAGCAAGCTCTATCCGCGTTGGCTCGTGCGCCTGCTGGGGCACCGTTTTGGCCACCTCCTCTTGATTCGCGCCAAGAAGCCGACGAGCATCTAG
- a CDS encoding FdhF/YdeP family oxidoreductase, with protein sequence MRMPGSGGGWPAVMYTLRKAREVGPWKMWQAMRSKNACKTCAVGMGGQRGGMVNESGFFPEVCKKSLQAMAADMQGAIPPDFFSTYSIPQMQAFSPRELEHCGRLTRPMLLEAGSQYYREISWNEAHQEIGKKLRELDPSQTFWYFSGRSSNEAGFLLQLFARLYGTNNVNNCSFYCHQASGVGMATSVGTGTATIVLEDLEHADCVFVIGGNPASNHPRLMTLLKGVRRRGGEVIVINPVVETGLVNFRVPSDPRSLLFGTAIASLYVQPDIGGDLALLAGIAKRTIERGEHDVPFLEQHCEGWSALREHLAALTWEEIEQKSGVSRQTIDDIAARYAKSKNVVFSWTMGITHHAHGVSNVQAIANLALLRGMVGRPNAGLLPIRGHSNVQGIGSVGVTPKLKDAIFQRLEEHFGVRLPTAPGLDTLSCMDGAHRGELKFGFCLGGNLYGSNPDARYAAESLSRLDMLVYLNTTLNTGHAHGLAARTIILPVLARDEEVQSTTQESMFNYVRLSDGGIRRHEGLRSEVQVISRIAADTLGDHGPVDWPGMQDHGRIREAIARIVPGFEKLADIGATKEEFQIGGRTFHTPQFPTPTGRANLFCHELPPLKGEADELRLMTVRSEGQFNTVVYEDYDFYRGQDRRDVILMHPDDVQRRGLVEDQLVTVRSATGAMHNIRVRPFPQIKAGNALVYYPEANVLVPRDIDSASRTPAFKGVIVRIEANVLVTAAAR encoded by the coding sequence ATGCGCATGCCAGGTTCCGGCGGCGGCTGGCCCGCCGTCATGTACACGCTCCGCAAGGCCCGCGAAGTCGGTCCGTGGAAGATGTGGCAGGCCATGCGCTCGAAGAACGCCTGCAAGACCTGCGCCGTCGGTATGGGGGGCCAGCGCGGCGGCATGGTCAACGAGTCGGGCTTCTTCCCCGAGGTCTGTAAGAAGTCGCTCCAGGCCATGGCCGCCGACATGCAAGGCGCCATCCCGCCCGATTTTTTCAGCACCTACTCGATTCCGCAGATGCAGGCCTTCTCGCCACGCGAGTTGGAGCATTGTGGCCGCCTCACACGCCCCATGCTGCTCGAAGCAGGCTCGCAATATTACCGAGAGATCTCTTGGAACGAGGCACACCAAGAGATCGGTAAAAAACTGCGCGAGCTCGATCCCTCGCAGACGTTCTGGTATTTCAGCGGGCGCAGTTCGAACGAGGCGGGCTTTCTGCTGCAGCTCTTTGCCCGACTGTACGGCACGAACAACGTCAACAACTGCAGCTTCTACTGCCACCAGGCGAGCGGCGTGGGCATGGCCACCTCGGTGGGCACCGGCACGGCGACCATCGTGCTCGAAGATCTCGAGCATGCCGATTGTGTCTTCGTCATCGGCGGCAACCCGGCCAGCAATCATCCGCGCCTGATGACGCTGCTTAAGGGGGTGCGTCGTCGCGGCGGCGAAGTGATCGTCATCAACCCGGTGGTCGAAACCGGCCTGGTCAACTTCCGCGTGCCAAGCGATCCGCGCAGCCTGCTCTTCGGCACGGCGATCGCCAGTCTGTATGTGCAGCCCGACATCGGGGGCGACCTGGCCCTGCTGGCCGGCATCGCCAAACGCACCATCGAACGCGGCGAGCACGACGTCCCCTTCCTCGAGCAGCATTGTGAAGGCTGGTCCGCCCTACGCGAGCATCTCGCCGCCCTTACCTGGGAAGAGATCGAACAGAAAAGCGGCGTCTCACGCCAGACGATCGACGACATCGCTGCGCGGTATGCCAAATCGAAAAACGTCGTCTTTTCTTGGACGATGGGCATCACCCACCACGCGCACGGCGTCTCGAACGTGCAGGCGATTGCCAATCTCGCCCTGCTGCGCGGCATGGTCGGTCGCCCCAATGCGGGCTTGCTCCCCATCCGCGGCCACTCGAACGTGCAGGGCATCGGCTCCGTCGGCGTCACGCCCAAGTTGAAGGACGCTATCTTCCAGCGTCTCGAAGAGCATTTCGGCGTCCGGCTGCCGACGGCGCCAGGTCTCGATACGCTCTCCTGCATGGACGGCGCCCATCGCGGCGAGCTCAAGTTCGGTTTCTGTCTCGGCGGCAATCTTTACGGCTCGAATCCCGACGCCCGTTACGCCGCCGAGTCACTTTCGCGTCTCGACATGCTGGTTTACCTCAACACCACCCTCAACACGGGACACGCGCATGGTCTTGCCGCTCGTACGATCATCTTGCCGGTCTTGGCGCGCGACGAAGAAGTGCAATCGACGACCCAAGAGTCGATGTTCAACTACGTCCGGCTCAGCGATGGTGGCATCCGTCGTCACGAGGGGTTGCGGAGCGAAGTGCAAGTAATCTCGCGCATCGCGGCCGATACTTTGGGCGATCACGGCCCCGTTGATTGGCCCGGCATGCAGGATCATGGCCGCATTCGGGAGGCGATCGCCAGGATCGTGCCCGGCTTCGAGAAGCTGGCTGACATTGGCGCCACGAAAGAAGAGTTCCAGATCGGCGGCCGCACGTTCCACACGCCGCAGTTTCCCACGCCCACGGGCCGCGCGAATCTCTTCTGTCACGAGTTGCCGCCGCTCAAGGGCGAAGCGGACGAACTGCGCCTGATGACCGTCCGCAGCGAGGGGCAATTCAACACGGTCGTCTACGAGGACTACGACTTCTATCGCGGCCAGGACCGCCGCGACGTGATCCTCATGCACCCCGACGATGTCCAGCGACGCGGCCTCGTCGAAGACCAACTCGTCACGGTTCGCAGCGCCACGGGCGCCATGCACAACATCCGCGTCCGCCCCTTCCCGCAGATCAAGGCAGGCAACGCGCTGGTTTATTATCCCGAGGCCAACGTCCTGGTGCCGCGCGACATCGACAGCGCCTCGCGCACGCCGGCCTTCAAGGGCGTGATCGTCCGGATCGAAGCCAATGTCCTCGTCACGGCGGCCGCACGCTAA
- a CDS encoding DUF1559 domain-containing protein, translating to MDENPYHSPETDAHAEILAQYQARRRFRAALVILAVAVIILVLFILLLLPNVRFAREAARRSTCRNNLKQVALALHNYAEVYGALPPAYTTDASGQLLHSWRTLILPYMEMHSLYDSIDLTKPWDDPTNEAARASVVPFYLCPSASNKLDPTHTTYLAIVTPHSCLQANSPRRFAEITDGTAGTMVILEVDEDHAVHWMAPIDADEQLVLSLREFPPLSHPAGMHAAFADGSVHFLQADLPADQRRALISIAGNDQNVLEDWE from the coding sequence ATGGACGAGAATCCGTATCACAGCCCCGAGACGGACGCACATGCCGAGATACTGGCACAGTATCAGGCAAGGCGTCGCTTTCGTGCGGCGCTCGTGATACTGGCAGTCGCCGTAATCATTCTTGTGCTCTTCATCTTGTTATTGCTCCCCAACGTGCGATTCGCCCGAGAAGCCGCCCGCAGAAGCACGTGCCGCAACAACCTGAAGCAAGTTGCCCTGGCATTGCACAACTACGCCGAGGTGTACGGCGCCCTGCCACCGGCCTACACCACCGACGCCAGCGGCCAGCTGCTCCACAGTTGGCGGACGCTCATCCTGCCGTACATGGAGATGCACAGTCTCTACGATTCGATCGACCTCACCAAGCCGTGGGACGATCCCACCAACGAAGCCGCGCGGGCAAGCGTCGTGCCGTTTTATCTCTGCCCTTCCGCATCGAACAAACTCGATCCCACGCACACCACGTATCTGGCCATCGTGACGCCCCATAGCTGCCTACAGGCAAACTCGCCCCGCCGATTTGCCGAGATCACCGACGGCACCGCTGGCACGATGGTCATCCTCGAAGTCGATGAGGACCACGCTGTACACTGGATGGCGCCCATCGATGCCGACGAGCAACTTGTGCTCAGCCTGCGGGAATTTCCGCCGCTCTCGCATCCCGCCGGCATGCACGCCGCCTTCGCCGATGGCAGCGTCCACTTTCTCCAAGCCGACCTGCCCGCCGATCAACGCCGCGCGCTCATCTCCATCGCCGGCAACGACCAGAACGTGTTGGAAGATTGGGAGTGA
- a CDS encoding DUF2306 domain-containing protein: MSRSPSMALLRVMGLLAGLLIVKVTVVVVIGYRDYFPADFGSDFLLGREAYFFGAYRWAFYAHILAGPITLLLGLLLLNEWFRLRSTAWHRTLGKVQVAVVLGVLCPSGLWMARYAMTGVIAGWGFALLAVATATCVWFGWRRAVQRRFDEHRRWMWRCFLLLSSAVVLRLIGGLASVSGIGETWSYPLAAWVSWLGPLAVYELSRVIVLRRTRRLASRDGHSQSSNTFWSLPAMEMSARR, translated from the coding sequence ATGAGCCGTTCACCGTCGATGGCATTACTGCGCGTGATGGGCCTGCTGGCGGGGCTTTTGATCGTCAAGGTCACGGTCGTGGTCGTGATAGGTTATCGCGACTATTTTCCCGCCGATTTCGGTTCCGACTTTCTGCTCGGGCGCGAGGCGTACTTCTTTGGCGCGTATCGCTGGGCGTTTTATGCCCATATTCTCGCGGGACCGATCACCCTGTTGCTGGGGTTGCTGCTCCTCAACGAATGGTTTCGCTTGCGGTCCACCGCGTGGCATCGCACGCTGGGCAAAGTGCAGGTTGCCGTCGTCTTGGGCGTGCTCTGCCCGAGCGGACTGTGGATGGCGCGGTACGCCATGACGGGCGTTATAGCGGGATGGGGCTTTGCGTTGCTGGCCGTGGCCACGGCGACTTGCGTATGGTTTGGCTGGCGACGAGCCGTGCAGCGCCGGTTCGACGAACATCGCCGCTGGATGTGGCGCTGTTTTTTACTGCTCTCGTCGGCGGTCGTACTGCGGCTGATCGGCGGCCTGGCCAGCGTGTCGGGCATTGGCGAGACGTGGAGCTATCCGTTGGCCGCTTGGGTGAGCTGGCTTGGCCCACTCGCGGTGTACGAATTGAGCCGCGTCATTGTGCTGCGACGGACTCGCAGGCTCGCGTCGCGCGACGGTCACTCCCAATCTTCCAACACGTTCTGGTCGTTGCCGGCGATGGAGATGAGCGCGCGGCGTTGA
- a CDS encoding dienelactone hydrolase family protein encodes MSLSYHRALVAVVVWSTVLSLSEGPFCLADELGAPLAGTRPLEMQGDIASQLVEGVDRFLLKQIDDSVEARAAKWQRDLSSREKYEQSVESNRQRLARFIGAVDERTSYNAPEIIVEAGDSITIARNDRFQVTAIRWPAFGDVHGEGLLLTPTKGKAVADIVAIPDADVTPEQLAGLEAGVPAESLYARRLAESGCRVVVPMLINRHHEGLPGQPRSHKLTNRELLYRSTFEMGRHLIGYEVQKVLAAVDWFARDAGKEDANIGVIGWGEGGLVALHAAALDPRIDAACVSGYFDSRQKVWDETLDRNVFHRLAEFGDAELASLIAPRTLVVEACRGVEFEVPPGTGGGPGKLTTPDLASVEREVVRARQLSEILSSPPTLKLVTSKNGFGPHGTPDVLTEFLAHWNLKLLEDPFSVPPSNAAPGANSRHAARHRRQMHEIDRHTQQLLNGSAEVRKKFFAQLDTSSLEKYAETIEPYREYFRDEVVGSFDLPLLPANPRSRQIFDEPEFTGYEVVLDVWPDVFAYGILLVPKGIQAGERRPVVVCQHGLEGRPRDVADPSVQNPAYHQYAVQLAKRGFVTFAPQNLYIFQDRFRTLQRKANTLGKTLFSVIVPQHQQIVDWLAGLPMVDPEQIAFYGLSYGGKSAMRIPPLVKGYCLSICSADFNEWVWKNMSTTTPYSYVWTGEYEIFEFDLGQTFNYAEMAALIAPRPFMVERGHFDGVAPDEEVAYEYAKVRHLYAAKLGIGDRTEIEFFVGPHTINGKGTFAFLHQHLKWPEPN; translated from the coding sequence ATGTCGTTGTCGTATCACCGCGCGCTCGTCGCTGTCGTTGTCTGGTCCACGGTGCTGTCGCTCTCGGAGGGGCCGTTTTGCCTGGCCGATGAGCTGGGGGCGCCGCTCGCTGGTACCAGGCCTCTCGAGATGCAAGGGGACATCGCGTCGCAGCTCGTCGAGGGGGTCGATCGCTTTCTGTTGAAGCAGATCGACGATTCCGTGGAAGCCCGTGCGGCGAAATGGCAGCGTGATCTATCGTCGAGAGAGAAGTACGAGCAATCGGTCGAATCGAATCGCCAGCGTTTGGCGCGGTTTATCGGCGCGGTAGACGAACGCACATCGTACAACGCGCCAGAAATAATCGTCGAGGCAGGTGATTCGATCACGATTGCGCGCAACGATCGCTTTCAAGTGACGGCAATTCGCTGGCCGGCATTTGGCGATGTCCACGGCGAGGGATTGCTGCTGACACCGACGAAAGGCAAGGCGGTCGCTGACATTGTCGCCATTCCCGATGCGGACGTAACGCCCGAGCAACTCGCAGGGTTAGAAGCAGGCGTGCCGGCCGAATCTTTATATGCACGCCGACTGGCCGAGAGTGGCTGCCGCGTCGTGGTGCCGATGCTCATCAATCGGCACCACGAGGGACTGCCGGGACAGCCACGCTCGCACAAGCTGACGAACCGCGAGTTGCTCTATCGCTCGACATTCGAGATGGGGCGGCACCTCATCGGCTATGAAGTGCAGAAGGTGCTGGCGGCGGTCGACTGGTTCGCACGCGATGCAGGGAAGGAGGACGCCAACATCGGCGTCATCGGCTGGGGTGAGGGAGGCCTTGTTGCGCTGCACGCCGCGGCGCTCGATCCACGCATCGATGCGGCTTGCGTGAGTGGCTACTTCGATTCAAGACAGAAGGTGTGGGACGAGACGCTCGATCGGAACGTATTTCATCGGCTGGCTGAATTCGGCGATGCCGAGTTGGCCAGCTTGATTGCACCGCGGACGCTTGTGGTCGAGGCGTGTCGCGGCGTGGAGTTTGAAGTCCCGCCCGGAACCGGTGGGGGGCCGGGAAAACTGACAACGCCGGATCTCGCGAGCGTCGAGCGCGAAGTTGTCCGCGCCAGACAGCTTAGCGAAATACTCAGCTCGCCCCCCACGCTCAAGTTGGTTACGAGTAAAAACGGCTTCGGTCCCCATGGCACGCCCGACGTACTCACCGAGTTTCTTGCGCATTGGAATCTGAAGCTGCTCGAAGATCCCTTTAGCGTGCCCCCTTCTAACGCCGCGCCGGGGGCGAATTCACGCCATGCGGCGCGACACCGGCGTCAGATGCACGAGATCGATCGGCATACACAGCAACTCCTCAATGGCAGTGCCGAGGTGCGGAAGAAGTTCTTCGCCCAACTCGACACGAGCAGCCTGGAGAAGTACGCCGAGACGATTGAACCCTATCGTGAGTATTTCCGCGACGAGGTGGTAGGCAGCTTCGACTTGCCGTTGCTGCCGGCGAACCCTCGTTCGAGGCAGATCTTCGATGAGCCGGAGTTCACCGGTTACGAGGTGGTGCTCGACGTCTGGCCCGATGTATTCGCCTATGGCATTCTGCTCGTGCCGAAAGGCATCCAGGCGGGGGAACGACGCCCGGTGGTGGTTTGCCAGCATGGGCTCGAGGGACGCCCGCGCGACGTGGCGGATCCGAGCGTGCAAAACCCGGCGTATCACCAGTATGCCGTGCAGTTGGCGAAGCGTGGCTTCGTGACGTTCGCTCCGCAAAATCTTTACATCTTCCAGGATCGCTTCCGCACGTTGCAGCGCAAGGCGAACACGCTGGGGAAGACCCTCTTCTCGGTGATCGTGCCGCAGCACCAGCAGATCGTCGATTGGCTGGCCGGGCTGCCGATGGTCGATCCGGAGCAGATCGCATTTTATGGATTGTCCTACGGCGGCAAATCGGCGATGCGTATTCCGCCCCTCGTGAAGGGGTATTGCCTCTCGATCTGCTCGGCCGACTTCAACGAGTGGGTCTGGAAGAACATGTCGACGACAACCCCCTACAGTTATGTCTGGACGGGTGAATACGAAATCTTTGAGTTCGACCTGGGGCAGACGTTCAATTATGCCGAGATGGCGGCCCTCATCGCGCCGCGCCCGTTCATGGTCGAGCGCGGTCACTTCGACGGCGTGGCCCCCGATGAAGAGGTGGCGTACGAGTACGCCAAGGTGCGGCATCTCTATGCGGCGAAGCTGGGAATCGGCGACCGCACGGAGATCGAATTCTTCGTCGGCCCGCACACGATCAACGGCAAGGGAACGTTTGCCTTTCTGCACCAGCACCTGAAGTGGCCGGAGCCGAATTAA